Proteins from one Planctomycetia bacterium genomic window:
- a CDS encoding site-specific integrase, with product MTLQRVLLRVGDFYYSTYEPHFLPQAAPKTLAAYREALTLWRSLTEDPPIDAVSNLTMATFRAELAKRAWRGKSLSPATVNKHLAAIGAILAKAGPAGPRNRDALSLIAQVPWAKPLKLPRRRPRPSPQELLGKIYAACGVAVAPAIAGVTPAAWWRAWIVVASQVGIRRQAMLSLEWSDLDLARRTLRVRAEEDKCGVERLKPLKEVVVRHLVAIRSADARVFAWPYATWRTLYREWRRIQAAAGVRRGEWYKLHALKATCGTQVARVGGAHAVRAMLDHSSIATSELYVDATEWLREAVERAPHPVEFDQLFQRQQGG from the coding sequence ATGACGCTGCAGCGTGTGCTGCTGCGCGTGGGGGACTTTTATTACTCCACGTACGAGCCGCACTTTTTGCCCCAGGCTGCGCCGAAGACGTTGGCCGCGTATCGCGAGGCGCTGACGTTGTGGCGGTCGCTGACGGAGGATCCTCCGATCGACGCTGTTTCCAACTTGACGATGGCGACGTTTCGAGCGGAGCTCGCGAAGCGCGCGTGGCGCGGAAAATCACTCTCGCCGGCGACGGTGAATAAGCACCTGGCGGCGATCGGCGCCATCCTTGCGAAAGCGGGGCCGGCAGGCCCGCGTAACCGTGACGCGTTGAGCTTGATAGCGCAAGTGCCTTGGGCGAAGCCGCTCAAGTTGCCGCGGCGACGGCCGCGGCCGTCGCCGCAGGAGCTCCTCGGGAAAATCTACGCCGCGTGCGGCGTGGCGGTCGCGCCGGCGATCGCTGGCGTGACCCCGGCGGCATGGTGGCGCGCGTGGATCGTCGTCGCGAGCCAGGTGGGCATTCGTCGGCAAGCGATGTTGTCGCTCGAATGGAGTGACCTCGATCTCGCGCGCCGCACGCTTCGCGTGCGCGCGGAGGAAGACAAGTGCGGCGTCGAGCGTTTGAAGCCGCTCAAGGAAGTCGTCGTGCGCCACCTGGTGGCGATTCGCTCGGCCGACGCGCGCGTGTTTGCCTGGCCGTACGCGACCTGGCGAACGCTCTATCGCGAGTGGCGAAGGATTCAAGCGGCCGCCGGCGTTCGCCGCGGCGAGTGGTACAAGCTGCACGCGTTGAAGGCGACCTGCGGAACGCAGGTGGCGCGCGTCGGCGGCGCCCATGCGGTGCGGGCGATGTTGGATCACTCGTCGATCGCGACGAGCGAGTTGTACGTGGACGCGACGGAGTGGTTGCGGGAGGCGGTGGAGCGTGCGCCGCATCCGGTGGAGTTCGATCAACTGTTTCAACGTCAGCAAGGAGGATGA